From one Nocardioides sp. Kera G14 genomic stretch:
- a CDS encoding Zn-ribbon domain-containing OB-fold protein translates to MTGPVRPVVNRDSEFFWEGARKGELRIQSCAACGALRHPPGPSCPSCGEFSRDYVIAAGTGTVFSYVVHHAPQLPGKELPLTIALIDLPEGVRMVGEMTGDVSDLRIGDPVSVEWNVIDDELTLPIWRRVP, encoded by the coding sequence ATGACCGGTCCGGTGCGGCCGGTCGTCAACCGGGACAGCGAATTCTTCTGGGAGGGCGCCCGCAAGGGCGAGCTCCGCATCCAGTCCTGTGCCGCGTGCGGGGCGCTGCGGCACCCACCGGGGCCCTCCTGCCCGTCCTGCGGCGAGTTCTCACGTGACTACGTGATCGCTGCCGGCACCGGCACGGTCTTCTCGTACGTCGTGCACCATGCCCCGCAGCTTCCGGGAAAGGAGCTCCCGTTGACGATCGCGCTGATCGACCTGCCCGAAGGCGTCCGGATGGTGGGGGAGATGACGGGCGATGTGTCGGACCTCCGCATCGGTGACCCGGTCTCTGTCGAGTGGAACGTCATCGACGACGAGCTCACGCTTCCCATCTGGAGGCGAGTCCCGTGA
- a CDS encoding FAS1-like dehydratase domain-containing protein, with protein sequence MTHDAVMERAEEIKAWGEAAERVARDEVNQPRINDWLEAMDFPSASRARFQGGEAPPSMAQVWTMYGLGGRPADDDPLHAMMGFLTSVGYTAVLGTNCEQDYIRYLRVGERVRVTTALVDVVGPKTTGMGEGYFVTSRNTWWVDAPEGSSEKVATMLFRVLKFRPAR encoded by the coding sequence ATGACCCACGACGCGGTCATGGAGCGCGCCGAGGAGATCAAGGCCTGGGGTGAGGCGGCCGAGCGGGTCGCGCGCGACGAGGTCAACCAGCCGCGGATCAACGACTGGCTCGAGGCGATGGACTTCCCTTCGGCGTCTCGGGCTCGGTTCCAGGGTGGCGAGGCGCCGCCGTCGATGGCCCAGGTCTGGACCATGTACGGCCTCGGCGGCCGTCCGGCCGACGACGACCCGCTCCACGCCATGATGGGCTTCCTGACCTCCGTGGGCTACACGGCCGTCCTCGGCACCAACTGCGAGCAGGACTACATCCGCTACCTGCGGGTCGGCGAGCGGGTCCGCGTGACCACCGCACTCGTCGACGTCGTCGGTCCCAAGACGACCGGCATGGGCGAGGGCTACTTCGTGACCTCGCGCAACACGTGGTGGGTCGACGCACCTGAGGGGAGCAGCGAGAAGGTGGCGACGATGCTCTTCCGGGTGCTCAAGTTCAGGCCCGCCCGATGA
- a CDS encoding acyl-CoA dehydrogenase family protein, whose amino-acid sequence MLDDETTSAIRSVVAEAFSRGSADPEARLRALAEAGLGDLDDEQRLVVLDEAGRRGVVLPAESTVERLTIGAGLLAGALSLTATYIGERSQFGRRLAEFQAVAQQIADVYVVSRLTSLAAAHLASGTASDDDAAIAAYWFCDRVPAALQTCHHLHGGMGVDETYPLGDYFSGALDVAAALGGVIGSLGAVPVRESAKNPELAEEVRSFKADCRDYFAGLATRADREELLVDRHGAAYHRIIKQMGADGQLGVGWPIEYGGQGRSALEQTIFANEAARADVHLPAVTLQTVGPTLQAFGTDEQKELFLPRILTGDVHFAIGYSEPEAGTDLASLRTSARLDPATGDWIINGQKMWTTGGHAADYIWLAARTDPEAPKHRGISIFIVDTRDPGFSWTPIRTIDGSHHVNATYFNDVRVPASMMVGAPGEGWKLITTQLNHERIMLGPAGRLEGLRDLVFDWCEARSLLEKPGVHDVLARVTTAFRLNELFNWEIASRPISGGSSVADASACKVFASVEVQRLGLDLLGIVQTYGDAADPETAWLIRLLTATAKRNLVLTFGGGVNEVQRELIAQFGLGLPKVPR is encoded by the coding sequence GTGTTGGACGACGAGACCACGAGTGCGATCCGTTCGGTGGTGGCCGAGGCCTTCTCCCGCGGCTCCGCCGATCCCGAGGCCCGCCTGCGCGCCCTCGCCGAGGCAGGGCTGGGCGACCTCGATGACGAGCAGCGGTTGGTGGTGCTCGACGAAGCCGGACGTCGGGGCGTCGTGCTGCCGGCGGAGTCGACCGTCGAACGGCTCACGATCGGCGCCGGCCTCCTGGCGGGTGCACTCTCACTGACGGCCACCTACATCGGGGAGCGGTCCCAGTTCGGTCGCCGGCTCGCGGAGTTCCAGGCGGTCGCCCAGCAGATCGCCGACGTGTACGTCGTCTCCCGGCTCACCTCGCTGGCGGCCGCGCACCTCGCGTCCGGGACGGCCTCGGACGACGACGCCGCCATCGCCGCCTACTGGTTCTGCGACCGGGTCCCCGCGGCGCTCCAGACCTGCCACCACCTCCACGGCGGCATGGGCGTCGACGAGACGTACCCCCTCGGCGACTACTTCTCCGGCGCGCTCGACGTCGCCGCGGCGCTGGGGGGCGTGATCGGATCGCTCGGCGCGGTGCCGGTGCGGGAGTCGGCGAAGAACCCGGAGCTGGCCGAGGAGGTGCGATCGTTCAAGGCCGACTGCCGCGACTACTTCGCGGGGCTCGCCACCCGCGCCGACCGCGAGGAGTTGCTGGTCGACCGGCACGGCGCGGCGTATCACCGGATCATCAAGCAGATGGGCGCCGACGGGCAGCTCGGCGTCGGCTGGCCGATCGAGTACGGCGGACAGGGCCGCTCGGCCCTGGAGCAGACGATCTTCGCCAACGAGGCGGCCCGTGCCGACGTACACCTGCCTGCCGTGACGCTGCAGACCGTCGGCCCGACGTTGCAGGCCTTCGGCACGGACGAGCAGAAGGAGCTCTTCCTGCCGCGGATCCTCACCGGCGACGTGCACTTCGCGATCGGCTACTCCGAGCCGGAGGCGGGCACCGACCTCGCCTCCCTGCGTACGTCGGCACGGCTCGATCCGGCCACGGGCGACTGGATCATCAACGGCCAGAAGATGTGGACCACCGGCGGCCATGCGGCCGACTACATCTGGCTCGCGGCGCGCACCGACCCGGAGGCGCCCAAGCATCGCGGCATCTCGATCTTCATCGTCGACACCCGCGACCCCGGCTTCTCCTGGACGCCGATCCGCACCATCGACGGCTCGCACCACGTCAACGCGACCTACTTCAACGACGTGCGGGTCCCGGCATCGATGATGGTGGGTGCTCCCGGCGAGGGCTGGAAGCTGATCACGACGCAGCTCAACCACGAGCGGATCATGCTCGGCCCGGCCGGACGGCTGGAGGGCCTGCGCGACCTCGTCTTCGACTGGTGCGAGGCGCGGTCGCTCCTCGAGAAGCCCGGCGTGCACGACGTACTCGCCCGGGTGACGACGGCCTTCCGGCTCAACGAGCTGTTCAACTGGGAGATCGCGTCGCGACCGATCTCGGGCGGCTCCTCGGTGGCCGACGCGTCGGCCTGCAAGGTCTTCGCCTCGGTCGAGGTGCAGCGACTCGGTCTCGACCTCCTCGGCATCGTGCAGACGTACGGCGACGCCGCCGATCCCGAGACGGCGTGGCTGATCCGGCTCCTGACCGCCACCGCCAAGCGGAACCTCGTCCTCACCTTCGGCGGCGGCGTCAACGAGGTGCAGCGCGAGCTGATCGCCCAGTTCGGCCTCGGCCTGCCCAAGGTGCCGCGATGA
- a CDS encoding alpha/beta fold hydrolase, with the protein MSPRPPLAEWVRRRARVPQVAIPEGRWLELPRRGRTWLTDIPGPTPEAPAVVLLHAVGCTGLLTWFPVLEALSEHYRVVTFDQRWHGRGIMSEAFSLYDCADDVAAVITELGLEQPIVAGYSMGGVIAQRTWRQHPDLIGGLVLCATTPHFRVTGPEMGFMQGLELGMGALRTLSRSRTARAAGRRTASALDVGPTDTGQWALAQWRSTSPWAVAQAVASLGRHNAKPWLGRIDVPTAVVLTAKDRVIPPERQRDLAARIPGATVHEADMGHAGCVMQADRFGPALLEAFATVSARRRDRVS; encoded by the coding sequence GTGAGTCCACGTCCACCTCTGGCCGAGTGGGTACGTCGCCGTGCCCGGGTTCCCCAGGTGGCGATCCCCGAGGGCCGATGGCTCGAGCTTCCGCGCCGCGGTCGCACCTGGCTGACCGACATCCCGGGGCCGACTCCCGAGGCTCCCGCGGTGGTGCTGCTGCACGCGGTCGGGTGCACCGGGCTGCTCACCTGGTTCCCGGTCCTCGAGGCGCTGAGCGAGCACTACCGCGTCGTGACCTTCGACCAGCGCTGGCACGGTCGCGGGATCATGTCGGAGGCGTTCAGCCTCTACGACTGCGCCGACGACGTCGCGGCGGTGATCACCGAGCTGGGCCTCGAGCAGCCGATCGTCGCCGGCTATTCGATGGGCGGCGTGATCGCACAACGGACCTGGCGGCAGCATCCCGACCTGATCGGCGGCCTCGTCCTGTGTGCGACGACGCCGCACTTCCGCGTGACCGGGCCGGAGATGGGGTTCATGCAGGGCTTGGAGCTCGGCATGGGTGCGCTGCGCACCCTCAGTCGGAGCCGCACTGCACGGGCTGCGGGCCGACGTACGGCCTCCGCCCTCGACGTCGGTCCCACCGACACCGGCCAGTGGGCACTCGCCCAGTGGCGCAGCACGAGTCCGTGGGCCGTCGCGCAGGCCGTGGCCTCCTTGGGCCGCCACAACGCCAAGCCGTGGCTCGGCCGGATCGACGTCCCGACCGCCGTCGTCCTGACCGCCAAGGATCGGGTGATCCCGCCTGAGCGCCAACGCGACCTCGCCGCCCGCATCCCGGGCGCGACCGTCCACGAGGCGGACATGGGTCACGCCGGCTGCGTGATGCAGGCCGACCGCTTCGGTCCGGCGCTGCTCGAGGCGTTCGCCACCGTCAGCGCGCGCCGCCGCGACCGGGTCAGCTGA
- a CDS encoding WS/DGAT/MGAT family O-acyltransferase, whose protein sequence is MDRLTGLDASFLYLESPEQLMHVCGLLLVDPATMPDGYEFGRLRDAIGHRVRDVPMFTRKVKRVPLDLDHPIWVEDTHFDIDRHVHRLALPAPGGEEELSELVGHIAGLGLDRARPLWQMWVIEGLASGQVAVLSKIHHASVDGVNGASALSFLCSLEPDAPLLDLLPEIPATARVPGTRELLVRGLAATAGKPLQLARMVRPTVGILTGAARRTLVGTAMAAPLTAPRTSFNGTITGHRSVAFGDLSLDEVKAVKNAVAGATVNDVVLAVSGGALRRYLLDRGELPATSLIAAVPVSVHATSKREGGRNKISSLFTRLGTDIADPLERLQELTEANRNAKEHHHAIPADTLQDWAEFAAPRTFGLAVRTVTAMRLADRGPVIQNLVISNVPGPPVPLYFMGARIDALYPFGPIFHGAGLNITVMSNNGELHVGVIACRESMPKPWELTEDFGKELAALAEAVGVS, encoded by the coding sequence GTGGATCGACTGACCGGGCTCGACGCCAGCTTCCTCTACCTCGAGTCACCCGAGCAGCTGATGCACGTCTGCGGGCTGCTGCTGGTCGACCCGGCGACGATGCCGGACGGATACGAGTTCGGCAGGCTGCGCGACGCGATCGGGCACCGGGTGCGCGACGTGCCGATGTTCACCCGGAAGGTGAAGCGGGTGCCGCTCGACCTCGACCACCCGATCTGGGTGGAGGACACCCACTTCGACATCGACCGGCACGTCCACCGGCTCGCCCTGCCGGCACCCGGCGGCGAGGAGGAGCTCAGTGAGCTCGTCGGGCACATCGCCGGCCTCGGCCTCGACCGGGCCCGCCCGCTGTGGCAGATGTGGGTGATCGAGGGGCTGGCCAGCGGCCAGGTGGCGGTGCTCTCCAAGATCCATCACGCGAGCGTCGACGGCGTCAACGGCGCGAGCGCGCTCTCCTTCCTGTGCTCCCTGGAGCCCGACGCGCCGCTGCTCGACCTGCTGCCGGAGATCCCTGCGACGGCTCGCGTCCCGGGGACGCGGGAGCTGCTCGTCCGCGGACTCGCGGCGACGGCCGGGAAGCCCCTGCAGTTGGCGCGGATGGTGCGGCCAACCGTCGGAATCCTGACCGGGGCGGCGCGACGCACACTCGTCGGGACCGCGATGGCGGCGCCGCTGACGGCGCCGCGCACCTCGTTCAACGGAACCATCACCGGGCACCGCTCGGTCGCCTTCGGCGACCTGTCGCTCGACGAGGTCAAGGCCGTGAAGAACGCCGTGGCCGGAGCGACGGTCAACGACGTCGTGCTCGCCGTCAGCGGTGGGGCGCTGCGTCGCTACCTGCTCGATCGCGGCGAGCTCCCTGCGACGTCGCTGATCGCGGCCGTGCCCGTCTCGGTGCACGCGACCTCGAAGCGCGAGGGCGGTCGCAACAAGATCTCCTCGCTCTTCACGCGACTCGGCACCGACATCGCCGACCCGCTCGAGCGGCTGCAGGAGCTGACCGAGGCCAACCGCAACGCCAAGGAGCACCACCACGCCATCCCTGCTGACACCTTGCAGGACTGGGCGGAGTTCGCGGCGCCGCGCACCTTCGGCCTCGCCGTGCGGACAGTCACGGCGATGCGTCTGGCCGACCGTGGCCCGGTGATCCAGAACCTCGTCATCTCCAACGTGCCCGGGCCGCCGGTGCCGCTCTACTTCATGGGGGCGCGGATCGACGCGCTCTACCCCTTCGGGCCGATCTTCCACGGTGCCGGTCTCAACATCACCGTGATGAGCAACAACGGCGAGCTCCACGTCGGCGTGATCGCGTGCCGCGAGTCGATGCCGAAGCCGTGGGAGCTCACCGAGGACTTCGGCAAGGAGCTCGCGGCGCTCGCTGAGGCGGTCGGGGTCAGCTGA
- a CDS encoding alpha/beta hydrolase, whose product MSLAFTLRHGVLAALVANSVRPLRGGSATFAAGWPVSELAPQLLTAALLDTAQAAVRRRAGAPGLALASAAAAGLAWNIVQAERSRGVLERALAETLGEPVSLGRSDPRRLVRPFNFKDVAVRRIKDVSYGPAGKRNRLDVYVPAGDVPTGAPVLVQIHGGAWTIGNKEEQGRFLMNAMAARGWVCVAINYRLAPRDRWPAQIDDVHAALAWVKEHISEYGGDASHLVLTGGSAGGHLSSLAALTSAERGVPVAGCVPFYGVYDMAGEDEDPYTVGMRDRFLALRVFGETAVADDYKDASPIHRISPEAPDFFLLHGRNDSLVSVRQARAFAAALRKVSQRTVTFAELPGAQHAFDVFGSIRAHHAVDAVVRWLEWHRDIRVTAPRDPGNRPATSGNLR is encoded by the coding sequence GTGTCTCTCGCCTTCACCCTGCGTCATGGCGTCCTCGCCGCACTCGTCGCCAACTCGGTACGCCCGCTGCGCGGCGGCAGCGCCACCTTCGCGGCCGGCTGGCCGGTGTCGGAGCTCGCACCCCAGCTCCTGACGGCTGCTCTACTCGACACGGCCCAGGCCGCCGTACGACGTCGTGCCGGCGCTCCGGGGCTCGCACTGGCCAGCGCGGCGGCCGCCGGACTTGCCTGGAACATCGTGCAGGCCGAGCGCTCCCGCGGCGTGCTCGAGCGCGCCCTCGCCGAGACGCTCGGCGAGCCTGTCAGTCTGGGCCGCTCCGACCCACGCCGACTGGTGCGCCCCTTCAACTTCAAGGACGTCGCAGTCCGTCGGATCAAGGACGTCTCCTACGGCCCGGCCGGCAAGCGCAATCGCCTCGACGTCTACGTGCCCGCCGGCGACGTGCCGACCGGTGCTCCCGTGCTCGTCCAGATCCACGGCGGTGCGTGGACGATCGGCAACAAGGAGGAGCAGGGCCGGTTCCTGATGAACGCGATGGCGGCCCGCGGCTGGGTCTGTGTCGCGATCAACTATCGGCTCGCACCGCGCGACCGTTGGCCGGCGCAGATCGACGACGTCCACGCGGCGCTGGCCTGGGTCAAGGAGCACATCAGCGAGTACGGCGGCGACGCCTCGCACCTCGTCCTGACGGGCGGTTCGGCAGGCGGCCACCTGTCATCGCTGGCCGCCCTCACCTCGGCCGAGCGCGGTGTGCCGGTGGCCGGCTGCGTGCCCTTCTACGGCGTCTACGACATGGCCGGTGAGGACGAGGACCCCTACACCGTCGGTATGCGCGACCGGTTCCTGGCGCTGCGGGTCTTCGGTGAGACCGCCGTGGCCGACGACTACAAGGACGCCTCGCCGATCCACCGGATCAGCCCCGAGGCTCCGGACTTCTTCCTGCTGCACGGACGCAACGACAGCCTGGTCTCGGTGCGGCAGGCCCGCGCCTTCGCCGCCGCCCTGCGGAAGGTGTCGCAGCGGACGGTCACCTTCGCCGAGCTGCCCGGCGCCCAGCACGCGTTCGACGTCTTCGGCTCGATCCGCGCCCACCACGCCGTCGACGCGGTCGTGCGCTGGCTGGAGTGGCACCGCGACATCCGGGTGACCGCCCCGCGAGATCCGGGTAATCGCCCCGCGACGTCCGGGAATCTGCGCTAG
- a CDS encoding acyl-CoA dehydrogenase yields the protein MPLGLSDDHQALAESVREWARSLGLPALIRAAESEKAPTYGGLWPEIVKQGLHLIAVPESLGGGDGTVLDLAVALEAAAAEMVPGPLLGTAVAATALGVVGAAAPVLDEVASGASLGLASLGSQSQHVTLTSRGSLTGEALSYDGAGATSHLVGAIDEQGEESWWLVPAAAVDAEPVAGLDLSRRVARLRLDVGVDEAEVMRLPEVTSGAVRRLLVTLAAAEAAGLASWCLSTAVAYAQVREQFGRPIGSFQALKHLMAEMAETVEAITASAWDVAASFEGDEAQARFATSVAATHVFDGAVSVAQSCIQVLGGIGFTFEHDAHLYLRRAASLRALVGDSAEAAVALAEQAAAGVRRQLRVDLEGLDDVRTMVFDVVAGIVAAEDRRAALVETGYLMPHWPAPYGIGASAVEQLVIDEELAAAGVERPDLKIGGWAAPTILAHGTDTQRERFLGPTLRGEISWCQLFSEPGAGSDLASLATRATRVEGGWQLTGQKVWTSLAKEADWAICLARTNPEVPKHKGITYFLVDMTSTGIDIRPLREMTGDTLFNEVFLDSLFVPDECVVGEVDGGWTLARTTLSNERVAMASARLDASVERAVSLAANGLSESDRVRVGHAVALATTCAQLGARSTVRRLAGQGPGAESSVAKLLGVRSRQDASELVVELQGRALLSDPEAMAEDLHEMLLTRCLSIAGGTTQVLRNVVAEQILKLPR from the coding sequence ATGCCCCTGGGACTCAGTGACGACCATCAGGCACTCGCGGAGAGTGTGCGCGAGTGGGCGCGCTCCCTCGGCCTTCCGGCGCTGATCCGTGCTGCCGAGTCGGAGAAGGCGCCGACGTACGGCGGGCTCTGGCCCGAGATCGTGAAGCAGGGGCTGCACCTCATCGCCGTCCCCGAGTCGCTCGGCGGCGGGGACGGGACGGTGCTCGACCTGGCCGTCGCGCTCGAGGCAGCAGCGGCCGAGATGGTGCCGGGCCCCCTCCTCGGCACCGCCGTGGCTGCAACGGCGCTCGGGGTCGTTGGCGCCGCGGCGCCCGTGCTGGACGAGGTGGCGTCCGGCGCAAGCCTCGGCCTCGCATCCCTGGGATCCCAGAGTCAGCATGTGACCCTCACCTCCCGGGGATCGCTGACGGGGGAGGCGCTGTCGTACGACGGCGCCGGTGCCACCTCGCACCTGGTCGGCGCGATCGATGAGCAGGGCGAGGAGTCGTGGTGGCTCGTTCCTGCCGCTGCCGTCGACGCAGAGCCGGTCGCCGGACTCGACCTCTCCCGCCGGGTGGCCCGTCTCCGCCTCGACGTGGGCGTCGATGAGGCGGAGGTCATGCGGCTTCCGGAGGTCACGAGTGGCGCCGTCCGGCGACTCCTCGTCACGCTGGCCGCGGCCGAGGCCGCCGGCCTCGCGTCGTGGTGTCTCTCGACCGCCGTCGCCTACGCCCAGGTGCGGGAGCAGTTCGGGAGGCCGATCGGGAGCTTCCAGGCGCTCAAGCACCTGATGGCCGAGATGGCCGAGACCGTCGAGGCGATCACCGCCTCGGCCTGGGACGTCGCGGCGTCCTTCGAGGGTGACGAGGCGCAGGCCCGGTTCGCGACCTCGGTGGCCGCGACGCATGTCTTCGACGGTGCCGTGTCGGTCGCGCAGTCCTGCATCCAGGTGCTCGGCGGCATCGGCTTCACGTTCGAGCACGACGCGCATCTCTATCTCCGTCGTGCGGCCTCGCTGCGTGCGCTCGTCGGCGACTCGGCCGAGGCCGCGGTGGCGCTTGCGGAGCAGGCCGCCGCCGGCGTACGTCGACAGCTGCGGGTCGACCTCGAGGGGCTCGACGACGTGCGGACCATGGTCTTCGACGTCGTCGCCGGAATCGTTGCAGCGGAGGACCGGCGCGCGGCCCTCGTGGAGACGGGTTACCTGATGCCGCACTGGCCGGCGCCGTACGGCATCGGCGCCTCGGCCGTCGAGCAGCTCGTCATCGACGAGGAGCTGGCGGCGGCCGGGGTCGAGCGCCCCGACCTCAAGATCGGAGGGTGGGCGGCGCCGACGATCCTCGCCCACGGCACGGACACCCAGCGCGAGCGGTTCCTCGGGCCGACGCTGCGCGGTGAGATCTCCTGGTGCCAGCTCTTCAGCGAGCCGGGCGCAGGTTCCGACCTCGCGTCGCTCGCAACCCGGGCGACCCGCGTGGAGGGTGGCTGGCAGCTGACCGGCCAGAAGGTCTGGACGTCCCTGGCGAAGGAGGCCGACTGGGCGATCTGCCTCGCCCGGACCAACCCGGAGGTGCCGAAGCACAAGGGCATCACCTACTTCCTCGTCGACATGACGTCGACCGGCATCGACATCCGTCCGCTGCGGGAGATGACGGGCGACACACTCTTCAACGAGGTCTTCCTGGACTCGCTCTTCGTGCCCGACGAGTGCGTGGTCGGCGAGGTCGACGGTGGCTGGACGCTGGCGCGCACGACGCTCTCCAACGAGCGGGTCGCGATGGCGTCGGCGCGCCTCGACGCCTCGGTCGAGCGCGCCGTCTCCCTGGCAGCGAACGGCCTCTCCGAGTCCGACCGGGTGCGCGTCGGACATGCCGTCGCGCTCGCGACGACGTGCGCCCAGCTCGGAGCCCGGTCGACCGTGCGCCGCCTGGCCGGTCAGGGGCCGGGAGCAGAGTCCAGCGTGGCGAAACTCCTCGGCGTCCGCTCACGACAGGACGCCTCCGAGCTCGTCGTCGAGCTGCAGGGGCGCGCGCTGCTCTCCGATCCCGAGGCGATGGCCGAGGACCTGCACGAGATGCTGCTCACCCGCTGTCTCTCGATCGCGGGCGGCACCACCCAGGTTCTGCGGAACGTGGTCGCCGAGCAGATCCTGAAGCTACCGCGCTAG
- a CDS encoding TetR family transcriptional regulator, which yields MTTTEAVTTVADAERAKAGSPAQRERRKRILDATIDLASEGGFDAVQMREVAERAEVALGTLYRYFPSKIHLLVAALGREFEGTEARTSTRVTPGDTAHERVMYILSRMTKSMQRQPQLTEAMVRAFMFADSSVTDEIHLVGMQLTAVISRAMAGSPDHSDATAEEAAIIRVISDVWLSALVSWVTGRMAAKEVENHLDTAVKLILP from the coding sequence TTGACCACCACCGAAGCAGTGACCACCGTTGCCGATGCCGAGCGCGCGAAGGCCGGCTCGCCGGCGCAGCGCGAGCGACGCAAGCGCATCCTGGACGCCACGATCGACCTCGCCTCCGAAGGCGGCTTCGACGCGGTCCAGATGCGCGAGGTGGCCGAGCGGGCCGAGGTCGCACTGGGCACGCTCTACCGCTACTTCCCCTCCAAGATCCACCTGCTCGTCGCGGCGCTGGGCCGCGAGTTCGAGGGCACCGAGGCGCGTACGTCGACCCGCGTGACTCCGGGCGACACGGCCCACGAGCGCGTGATGTACATCCTGTCGCGCATGACGAAGAGCATGCAGCGCCAACCGCAGCTGACCGAGGCGATGGTGCGGGCCTTCATGTTCGCCGACTCGTCGGTGACCGACGAGATCCACCTCGTCGGCATGCAGCTCACCGCCGTGATCTCCCGCGCCATGGCGGGCTCCCCCGACCACAGCGACGCCACCGCCGAGGAGGCCGCGATCATCCGCGTCATCTCCGACGTCTGGCTCTCCGCCCTCGTCTCCTGGGTCACCGGCCGGATGGCCGCCAAGGAGGTCGAGAACCACCTCGACACGGCAGTGAAACTCATCCTGCCGTAG
- a CDS encoding glucose 1-dehydrogenase: MTSTGRLAGKVAIVTGGAQGQGEAISRAFVAEGARVVIADVADEPGTLLAKELGDNARFVHHDVSSESSWADVVAATAEAFGPVTVLANNAGILRFNEIATTPVEEYELLWRVNTLGCFLGIKSVISAMTEAGGGSIINASSIEGLAGMPLVAGYTSTKFAIRGLSKAAALELGPKGIRVNSVHPGMIDTGMTRAMGADDSAMEWGGSKVALKRVGVPADIAPLYVYLASDESSYVTGAEIAIDGGATATHAYGG; encoded by the coding sequence ATGACCTCGACCGGCCGACTCGCAGGGAAGGTCGCCATCGTCACCGGCGGCGCGCAGGGCCAGGGTGAGGCGATCAGCCGCGCCTTCGTGGCCGAGGGTGCCCGCGTGGTGATCGCCGACGTGGCCGACGAGCCGGGCACGCTGCTGGCCAAGGAGCTCGGGGACAACGCACGCTTCGTGCACCACGACGTCTCCTCGGAGTCCTCGTGGGCCGACGTCGTCGCGGCCACCGCCGAGGCGTTCGGGCCCGTGACCGTGCTCGCCAACAACGCCGGCATCCTGCGTTTCAACGAGATCGCGACCACCCCCGTCGAGGAGTACGAGCTGCTCTGGCGGGTCAACACGCTCGGCTGCTTCCTCGGCATCAAGTCGGTCATCTCGGCCATGACCGAGGCTGGTGGCGGCTCGATCATCAACGCCTCCTCGATCGAGGGCCTCGCCGGCATGCCGCTCGTCGCGGGCTACACCTCCACGAAGTTCGCGATCCGCGGCCTCTCGAAGGCCGCCGCGCTCGAGCTCGGCCCCAAGGGCATCCGCGTGAACTCCGTCCACCCCGGCATGATCGACACCGGCATGACCCGCGCCATGGGTGCCGACGACAGCGCCATGGAGTGGGGTGGCTCGAAGGTCGCCCTCAAGCGCGTCGGCGTCCCCGCCGACATCGCCCCGCTCTACGTCTACCTGGCGTCGGACGAGTCGAGCTACGTCACCGGCGCCGAGATCGCCATCGACGGCGGCGCTACCGCCACCCACGCCTACGGAGGGTGA
- a CDS encoding 3-oxoacyl-ACP reductase — MPGLDGKVAIVTGSGQGLGRAEAVALARAGARVVLNDLTAEAAADALAEIQGFGGSAVVAPGDVSSAETADLMLSTALDSFGGLDIVVNNAGITRDKMLFNMTDEEFDQVVDIHLRGHWLLTRRAAGYWRDRAKSTGAPVDAAVVNTASEAFLFGPPGQPNYAAAKAGIVALTLSTARSLGRSGVRANAICPRARTAMTADVFGSDDSGLEVDPYSPEHVAPLVTYLASPSASAVSGQVFVVYGGMVALLAAPTVAARWDVDGPGVWDPADLADQVGGFFADRDPSITFAADEIGRLTARSVATEGASA, encoded by the coding sequence ATGCCCGGTCTCGACGGCAAGGTCGCGATCGTCACGGGGTCGGGCCAGGGGCTCGGTCGCGCGGAGGCGGTGGCACTGGCGCGCGCAGGCGCGCGGGTGGTGCTCAATGACCTCACCGCGGAGGCCGCCGCAGACGCCCTGGCCGAGATCCAGGGTTTCGGTGGGTCTGCGGTCGTCGCGCCCGGTGACGTCTCCTCGGCCGAGACGGCGGACCTGATGCTGTCCACTGCTCTCGACTCCTTCGGCGGCCTCGACATCGTGGTCAACAACGCCGGCATCACCCGCGACAAGATGCTCTTCAACATGACCGACGAGGAGTTCGACCAGGTCGTCGACATCCACCTGCGTGGCCACTGGCTCCTCACCCGCCGCGCTGCGGGCTACTGGCGCGACCGGGCTAAGTCCACCGGTGCACCGGTCGACGCCGCCGTCGTCAACACGGCGTCGGAGGCGTTCCTCTTCGGTCCGCCGGGCCAGCCGAACTACGCCGCGGCGAAGGCCGGCATCGTCGCGCTGACCCTGTCGACCGCCCGCTCCCTCGGTCGGTCCGGCGTGCGGGCCAACGCGATCTGCCCCCGCGCCCGCACCGCGATGACCGCCGACGTCTTCGGCTCCGACGACTCCGGCCTCGAGGTCGACCCCTACTCGCCGGAGCATGTCGCACCGCTCGTCACCTACCTCGCCTCACCCTCGGCCAGTGCCGTCTCGGGCCAGGTCTTCGTCGTGTACGGCGGCATGGTCGCCCTCCTCGCCGCGCCGACCGTGGCCGCGCGCTGGGACGTGGACGGACCCGGGGTCTGGGATCCCGCCGACCTCGCTGATCAGGTGGGCGGCTTCTTCGCCGACCGCGACCCGTCGATCACGTTCGCCGCCGACGAGATCGGCCGACTCACCGCCCGCAGCGTTGCCACTGAAGGAGCCTCCGCATGA